In a genomic window of Polycladomyces abyssicola:
- a CDS encoding transglycosylase domain-containing protein translates to MNSRFPKFYLKYLLNFKASKKWWLLVFLTSFLLVIISTIAVLMVTTVYDLKKMEFASGLYDRNGKRFATLGDAPLEYVKLEDIKSPMLAKAFVAVEDRRFYEHSGVDYKGLARALVKDILTMSHAEGGSTITMQVARNAILDNRDKTIWRKLNEIAIALNLESQYTKDEILEAYINYIYLGNNVRGVKMAAKIYFDKDITKENLSIDQIALLAGLPQSPEGYNPYYNPELAKKRRNIVLKKMQDAGLISEKERELYSKKPLVVDRANLKKYIKKDKYAAYKRYVIEEAKRLYHISEQELTSGGYKVYAGLDPKAQDALEQAMKDPSLFKNHDQLDAGATIVNPHNGQIVAMAGGRNYLPGYINFATQRMQPGSSIKPLTVYAPAIEKKGYGPNTPVRDEPYSVGGYSPDNYDHQFHGYVPLKTVAAKSLNVATVWLLNEKVGLKTAYEYAQKLGLNPDKEDRSLAAMALGGMNHGVNTVQMAQAYSAFANNGQMYEAHAITKIVSRDNDEKDLDRPVEVKQVFSKRTAQLMTKILEYVVQNGTAKAAQLPDGRDVAGKTGTTQHGKEAWFVGYTPEYVMAVAFFNNGKADMVELSGGKYPAKFFSVVMSKALDGRKVSHFKFDALGGGAATWTPPVTDDEPDEDQNQDQNKDDQQQKPPKEQPGNTDQPGNMDQPGDTGQPGGDTGQTGDTGQPGDTGQTGGDTGQTGGDTGQTGGDTGQTGGDTGQTGGDTGQTGGDTGQTGGDTGQTGGDTGQTGGTGSSNNASPPTTP, encoded by the coding sequence ATGAATTCGCGATTTCCGAAGTTTTATCTAAAGTACCTTCTTAATTTCAAAGCAAGCAAAAAATGGTGGCTTTTGGTCTTCCTTACTTCTTTTTTATTGGTCATTATATCTACTATCGCGGTCTTGATGGTAACGACGGTATACGACCTGAAAAAGATGGAGTTCGCCTCCGGCCTTTACGACCGCAACGGTAAACGCTTCGCCACATTAGGCGACGCCCCTCTGGAATACGTAAAGCTGGAAGATATCAAATCGCCCATGCTGGCGAAAGCTTTCGTCGCCGTGGAGGATCGCCGCTTCTATGAACACAGCGGTGTTGACTATAAAGGCTTGGCCCGGGCATTGGTCAAGGATATCCTGACGATGAGCCATGCTGAGGGCGGCAGTACGATCACCATGCAGGTGGCGAGAAACGCCATTTTGGACAACCGGGACAAAACGATCTGGCGGAAGCTGAACGAGATCGCCATCGCGTTGAACTTGGAGAGCCAATACACCAAGGACGAAATTCTGGAAGCGTATATCAACTACATCTACTTGGGCAACAACGTCCGCGGCGTCAAAATGGCTGCCAAGATCTATTTCGACAAAGATATCACCAAAGAAAATCTGAGTATCGACCAAATTGCCCTGCTGGCTGGTCTGCCGCAATCGCCCGAGGGATACAACCCGTACTACAACCCGGAACTGGCTAAAAAACGGCGCAACATCGTGTTGAAAAAGATGCAGGATGCCGGTCTGATTTCCGAAAAAGAGCGGGAACTCTACTCCAAGAAACCATTGGTCGTCGATCGGGCCAACCTCAAAAAGTACATCAAGAAAGACAAATACGCCGCTTACAAACGGTACGTCATCGAAGAGGCGAAACGGCTGTATCACATCAGCGAACAGGAACTGACCAGCGGCGGTTACAAGGTATACGCAGGCTTGGATCCCAAAGCACAGGATGCGCTGGAACAAGCGATGAAAGATCCGTCGCTGTTCAAAAACCACGATCAACTGGATGCTGGAGCGACGATTGTCAACCCGCACAATGGACAAATCGTGGCGATGGCCGGCGGACGCAACTATCTGCCGGGGTACATCAACTTCGCCACTCAGCGTATGCAACCCGGGTCGTCGATCAAGCCCCTGACCGTGTACGCTCCGGCCATTGAGAAAAAAGGATACGGGCCGAACACGCCCGTGCGGGATGAACCGTACTCGGTCGGTGGATATTCACCCGACAACTACGATCATCAGTTTCACGGTTATGTCCCGCTGAAAACGGTGGCCGCCAAATCGCTCAACGTAGCGACGGTCTGGCTGCTCAATGAAAAAGTGGGATTGAAAACCGCATACGAATATGCCCAAAAGTTGGGATTGAATCCGGACAAGGAAGACCGCTCGTTGGCGGCGATGGCACTGGGCGGAATGAACCACGGTGTCAACACGGTGCAAATGGCGCAAGCGTACTCCGCTTTCGCCAATAACGGCCAGATGTACGAGGCACACGCCATCACCAAAATCGTCAGCCGGGACAACGATGAAAAGGATTTGGATCGCCCGGTCGAAGTCAAACAGGTGTTCAGTAAACGAACCGCACAATTGATGACGAAAATCCTGGAATACGTCGTGCAAAACGGAACGGCCAAAGCAGCCCAATTGCCTGACGGGCGTGATGTGGCCGGTAAAACGGGAACCACCCAACACGGGAAAGAGGCTTGGTTTGTCGGTTACACGCCGGAATACGTCATGGCGGTGGCGTTTTTCAACAACGGTAAAGCCGATATGGTGGAATTGTCAGGGGGCAAGTATCCGGCCAAATTCTTTTCCGTCGTGATGAGCAAGGCGCTGGACGGTAGAAAAGTTTCCCACTTCAAATTTGACGCCTTGGGTGGTGGCGCCGCAACCTGGACGCCTCCGGTGACAGACGATGAGCCGGATGAAGACCAAAATCAAGATCAGAATAAGGACGACCAACAGCAAAAGCCGCCAAAAGAACAACCAGGGAATACCGATCAACCCGGCAACATGGATCAACCGGGTGACACCGGTCAACCGGGCGGCGATACTGGTCAAACAGGTGACACCGGTCAACCGGGCGATACCGGTCAAACTGGTGGCGATACCGGTCAAACCGGTGGCGATACCGGTCAAACCGGTGGCGATACCGGTCAAACCGGTGGCGATACCGGTCAAACCGGCGGCGATACCGGTCAAACTGGTGGCGATACCGGTCAAACCGGCGGCGATACCGGTCAAACCGGCGGCGATACCGGTCAAACCGGTGGCACCGGTTCATCCAACAACGCCTCCCCGCCCACCACGCCATAA
- a CDS encoding beta-class carbonic anhydrase, giving the protein MRLLEAVLQHNASFVEGKGYEPYRTSKYPDKKMAVLSCMDTRLTELLPKAMNLKNGDAKIVKNAGAVITDPFDSVVRSLLVAIIELGAEEVFIVAHHGCGMGAIQPEKTLEKMVNRGVSADAVLTLQGAGVDLHQWLEGFESVEESVKRSVQMLRQHPLFPPDVPVHGLVIDPETGKLDLVVDGYKE; this is encoded by the coding sequence ATGCGATTGTTGGAAGCGGTGTTGCAACACAACGCGTCGTTTGTGGAAGGCAAAGGATATGAGCCGTATAGGACGAGCAAATACCCGGACAAAAAAATGGCGGTCCTCTCTTGTATGGATACACGCTTGACGGAATTGTTGCCCAAAGCGATGAATCTGAAAAACGGCGATGCGAAAATCGTCAAAAATGCAGGAGCAGTCATCACCGATCCGTTCGACAGTGTGGTACGCAGTCTGTTGGTCGCCATCATTGAACTGGGAGCGGAAGAAGTTTTTATCGTCGCCCATCACGGTTGCGGTATGGGGGCCATTCAACCGGAAAAAACACTGGAGAAAATGGTGAATCGCGGAGTATCCGCCGATGCGGTGCTGACACTGCAAGGAGCGGGAGTGGATTTGCACCAATGGTTGGAAGGGTTTGAATCAGTGGAGGAAAGCGTGAAAAGAAGTGTGCAAATGTTGCGGCAGCATCCGTTGTTTCCGCCGGATGTGCCTGTTCACGGTTTGGTCATCGATCCGGAGACGGGCAAGTTGGACCTGGTAGTGGATGGATACAAGGAATGA
- a CDS encoding sigma 54-interacting transcriptional regulator, whose product MKKTDLVENALRSLSEQYPRGISAEQMGQELYLDRSTASRYLNELVREGKARKIPGRPVRYLPHPPAKTEENSGKGAADSMSPSSRQASISELFSEIVGAQHSLRSVLEEALAAVMYPPHGLPMLITGETGTGKSYLAHTLYRIAAERGRLRHDAPFVAFNCAEYAQNPELLMGQLFGVKKGAFTGAVDDRPGLVERADGGALFLDEIHRLPPAGQEMLFYLIDQGVFRRLGETAMERRARVLLIGATTETPETVLLPTLYRRFSVKVTLPPLSERTREEREILLRRFLEREEEKMGVPLNMSDECRQMLLTYPCKGNIGQLQSDVQIACARAFLRHLQQPGPRVTVTVEDLPQTVLQEASEKTAVTTVEQPLPRNQGKVDQIPNIYEQLVHRKQMLRESGVDDARMMQSLEEVVDQYVRVLMQTSRQDVDDLSGGVRLIEPELYKLLQKAVSEAGVFLPSPVSIHQLTAVGLHIQALLNDPERRKNLSSLPEIPPAPAPYTRAAECIATHVKVRWGLNLPTREIRLIALILSPRDQERSPERRVAVLVAMHGESAARSMADVTNNLLGCPVIHAVDMPLHQPSSVAFERIKQTVRRIDQGAGVLLLVDIGSLTTMGEAISRELGIAVETVPHVSLPMVIEAGRKSLYTENRLEEIADAVRRAAQLPSILSNRPSNRIIATVCYTGEGAAVTLENWLREHLPDTDPDVTVRSVRIDPESRRSPLLEHLARTHRLIAVVGTVAPELPGVPYLPAWELLQPEGVGRLKQLLSATRTSPVFPSRSDRLTYDRIPSLVEQGLSETARHLNPRLFCRIMQKEMDAVREQFDLSADRELGLWMHMGTWIDQWIGVQLDGQTPECPQSESDNLPSAASPSDIRTWQRVLEALSQTFSVTIPEQMAIHLCGLSRRPPST is encoded by the coding sequence ATGAAAAAAACGGATCTGGTCGAAAACGCGTTGCGATCATTGAGTGAACAGTACCCCCGCGGAATCAGTGCGGAACAGATGGGGCAAGAATTGTATTTGGATCGGTCCACAGCCAGTCGTTACCTCAATGAATTGGTCAGAGAGGGAAAAGCACGCAAAATTCCGGGACGACCGGTGAGATATCTCCCTCACCCTCCCGCAAAAACAGAGGAAAACTCCGGCAAGGGGGCGGCAGATTCCATGTCACCCTCTTCGCGACAAGCTTCAATCAGTGAACTTTTTTCAGAGATCGTAGGCGCCCAACACAGTTTGCGCTCCGTTTTGGAGGAAGCACTCGCCGCTGTGATGTACCCTCCACATGGATTGCCGATGCTGATAACCGGCGAAACAGGAACCGGGAAGAGCTATTTGGCCCACACCCTGTACCGGATCGCCGCGGAGAGGGGTAGATTGCGCCACGACGCCCCGTTTGTCGCATTTAACTGCGCCGAATACGCCCAAAATCCCGAATTGCTCATGGGACAATTGTTCGGTGTCAAGAAGGGGGCTTTCACCGGCGCCGTCGATGATCGGCCAGGGCTGGTGGAACGTGCTGACGGTGGCGCCCTGTTCCTGGACGAAATCCATCGTCTTCCTCCTGCGGGGCAGGAAATGCTGTTCTATCTCATCGATCAGGGCGTGTTTCGTCGTTTGGGAGAAACGGCCATGGAACGCCGGGCCCGTGTCCTGTTGATCGGTGCCACCACTGAAACGCCGGAAACCGTGCTGTTGCCAACGCTCTACCGGCGGTTTTCCGTTAAAGTTACCTTGCCTCCGTTGAGCGAGCGGACACGTGAAGAGCGGGAAATTTTATTGCGCCGGTTTTTGGAGCGAGAAGAAGAGAAGATGGGTGTTCCGCTTAACATGAGCGACGAATGCCGACAGATGCTGTTGACGTATCCCTGCAAAGGGAACATCGGTCAATTGCAATCCGATGTACAAATCGCCTGTGCCCGCGCTTTTCTGCGTCACCTTCAACAGCCCGGGCCGCGCGTCACCGTCACGGTCGAAGATTTGCCACAAACAGTGTTGCAGGAAGCCTCAGAGAAGACAGCGGTCACAACCGTCGAACAACCGCTTCCCCGCAACCAGGGGAAGGTCGATCAGATCCCCAATATTTATGAACAACTGGTGCACCGCAAACAGATGTTACGGGAAAGTGGAGTGGACGATGCACGGATGATGCAATCGCTGGAGGAAGTGGTGGATCAATATGTCCGTGTATTGATGCAAACTTCCCGTCAGGATGTGGACGATCTGTCGGGAGGCGTACGCCTGATCGAACCGGAATTGTACAAGCTTCTGCAGAAAGCGGTTTCCGAAGCGGGGGTGTTCTTGCCTTCCCCGGTGAGTATCCATCAATTGACCGCTGTGGGACTGCACATACAAGCTTTGCTGAACGATCCCGAGCGGAGAAAAAACCTGTCTTCCCTGCCTGAGATTCCACCGGCCCCTGCTCCTTATACCCGTGCTGCGGAATGTATCGCCACCCATGTTAAAGTGCGTTGGGGATTGAATTTACCGACAAGGGAAATCAGATTGATCGCACTGATCCTCTCTCCCCGGGATCAGGAACGATCGCCCGAACGCCGGGTGGCCGTCCTGGTGGCCATGCACGGAGAATCCGCCGCGCGTTCAATGGCGGACGTGACCAACAACCTGCTGGGATGCCCCGTGATTCATGCCGTCGATATGCCGCTTCATCAACCTTCATCCGTCGCATTTGAACGGATTAAGCAAACCGTGCGACGGATTGATCAAGGAGCCGGCGTGTTGCTGTTGGTGGATATCGGCTCTCTGACCACCATGGGGGAAGCGATCAGCCGTGAATTGGGCATAGCGGTGGAGACGGTTCCACACGTCAGCCTGCCCATGGTGATCGAAGCCGGGCGAAAGTCTTTGTACACGGAAAACCGACTGGAGGAAATCGCAGATGCAGTTCGCCGTGCAGCGCAATTGCCTTCCATCCTGTCGAATCGGCCTTCAAACCGCATTATCGCCACGGTCTGTTACACCGGTGAAGGGGCCGCCGTCACCTTGGAAAACTGGCTGAGGGAACATCTGCCTGATACGGATCCCGACGTGACCGTTCGTTCTGTCCGGATCGATCCGGAAAGCCGACGCTCCCCCTTGTTGGAACACCTTGCCCGCACGCACCGACTGATCGCAGTTGTCGGCACCGTTGCGCCGGAGCTGCCGGGTGTTCCTTATCTTCCTGCATGGGAACTGTTGCAGCCGGAAGGCGTGGGACGGCTGAAACAATTACTTTCAGCCACGCGTACCTCTCCCGTCTTCCCTTCCCGGTCCGACCGTTTGACATATGACCGGATTCCCTCCTTGGTGGAACAGGGGTTGTCGGAAACGGCTCGTCATCTCAATCCGAGGCTGTTCTGCCGAATCATGCAGAAAGAGATGGACGCAGTTCGGGAGCAATTTGACCTCTCGGCGGACAGGGAATTGGGATTGTGGATGCATATGGGCACTTGGATTGACCAATGGATTGGTGTCCAATTGGACGGACAAACACCGGAATGTCCGCAATCGGAATCAGACAATCTCCCGTCTGCGGCATCCCCGTCCGACATCCGCACGTGGCAGCGTGTACTGGAAGCATTGTCTCAAACCTTCTCCGTGACCATTCCGGAACAAATGGCCATACATCTGTGTGGATTGTCACGCCGCCCTCCGTCAACATGA
- a CDS encoding PTS sugar transporter subunit IIB, with amino-acid sequence MKEPIRLLILCSWGATSSRLAKQVQEAANRRGISLVADADGISAFKQGQKPCDVALLEPQVRHLKKEVSKAASERGIPWDLVDPVAFATMDGDRVLEQVLRLIQQD; translated from the coding sequence ATGAAGGAACCGATCCGATTACTGATCTTGTGCAGTTGGGGTGCTACCTCCAGCCGATTGGCCAAGCAGGTGCAGGAAGCCGCCAACCGGCGCGGGATCTCCTTGGTAGCGGATGCAGACGGCATCAGCGCTTTCAAACAAGGGCAAAAACCATGTGATGTCGCCCTGCTGGAGCCGCAGGTGCGCCACTTGAAAAAAGAGGTGTCCAAAGCGGCCAGTGAACGCGGCATCCCGTGGGATCTGGTCGATCCGGTCGCTTTCGCCACCATGGACGGTGACCGGGTATTGGAACAGGTGTTGCGGTTGATTCAACAGGATTAA
- a CDS encoding PTS lactose/cellobiose transporter subunit IIA, with protein sequence MTLEEIIFHIVLHGGNARGEAYEALDAAENLDFATAEHHLEKAEEELAAGHRYQTELVQTNSDNPHDTAAPFLVIHAQDHLMTAMAELNLIKRLVNNYRVIADLKTRVEKLEQAE encoded by the coding sequence TTGACCCTGGAGGAAATCATCTTTCATATCGTCCTTCACGGCGGCAATGCTCGCGGAGAAGCGTACGAAGCACTGGATGCAGCTGAAAACTTAGATTTTGCCACTGCGGAGCACCACCTGGAAAAAGCGGAAGAAGAGTTGGCCGCCGGTCACCGGTATCAAACGGAACTGGTACAAACAAACTCCGACAACCCCCATGACACCGCCGCCCCATTTCTCGTCATCCATGCACAGGACCACTTGATGACCGCCATGGCGGAATTGAACCTGATCAAGCGGTTGGTGAACAACTATCGAGTGATCGCGGACCTTAAAACGCGAGTAGAAAAATTGGAACAAGCGGAGTGA
- a CDS encoding HPr family phosphocarrier protein, whose protein sequence is MTEKTLTIQHPSGLHARPASLLVQEASKFQSKITLVKAGKEVDAKSLLGVMSLAVKQGDEITVRAEGADAEQAVSALVERLENLSE, encoded by the coding sequence ATGACGGAAAAAACCCTGACCATTCAACATCCCAGTGGTTTGCACGCTCGTCCGGCTTCATTGCTGGTGCAAGAAGCGAGCAAATTCCAAAGCAAAATCACCCTGGTTAAAGCCGGCAAAGAAGTAGATGCCAAAAGCTTGCTCGGCGTGATGTCCTTGGCAGTCAAACAAGGTGACGAAATCACGGTTCGTGCCGAAGGAGCGGATGCCGAACAAGCTGTGTCCGCGCTGGTCGAGCGTCTGGAAAACTTGAGCGAATAA
- the ptsP gene encoding phosphoenolpyruvate--protein phosphotransferase, producing MQTDQLLKGIGAAPGLAIGRAVWWRKERPEFTIHTVEDPEREVARLKQAIEQAQEQISRLRETAAERMGESEAAVFDAHLAFLSDPAYTGEMERRIRDEAKNAEAICAAVTQEMSDMLAALPDEYMQARADDIRDVGDRLLLILTGRQPFDPSLLEPGSVVVAEELTPSDTAQFPQGIAGMITARGSKTAHAAIMARTLGIPAVLGLGKALDQIQDGDTLILDGTTGDVTRNPNPQAEQAAREEMRRQRERRERALAAAKEDARTADGKRVQVFANIGSLNDIELALQSGAEGVGLFRTEFLYLENDHWPTEEEQYEAYRRVLEAFNPNPVIIRTLDIGGDKDLPYAELPKEENPFLGHRAIRFCFSHPEIFKTQLRALLRASVHGTLWIMFPMIENVSEIRQAKELLAECRAELVKEGVQVAEKIPVGIMIEVPAAAVTADLLAPEVDFMSIGTNDLTQYTLAADRGNEQVAHLYDAAHPAVLRLVRQTCLAGKKAGIPVGMCGELAGDANMTEILVGLGLDELSMSAGAIPEVKERIRSVQTNAAEAKSERALAQSDPDAVRRIAQE from the coding sequence ATGCAAACCGACCAACTGTTGAAAGGCATCGGTGCGGCTCCTGGTTTGGCGATCGGTCGTGCCGTGTGGTGGCGTAAGGAGCGACCTGAGTTTACCATTCATACAGTCGAAGATCCGGAACGTGAAGTGGCACGTTTGAAGCAAGCAATCGAGCAGGCTCAAGAGCAAATCAGCCGTTTGCGGGAAACCGCAGCCGAACGGATGGGCGAAAGTGAAGCGGCCGTTTTTGACGCTCACTTGGCATTTTTGAGCGACCCTGCCTACACCGGGGAGATGGAACGCCGCATCCGCGACGAAGCGAAAAACGCCGAAGCGATTTGTGCCGCCGTCACACAGGAAATGAGCGACATGTTGGCGGCTCTGCCGGACGAATACATGCAGGCTCGGGCAGATGACATCCGTGATGTAGGCGACCGTTTGCTGTTGATTCTCACGGGACGTCAGCCGTTCGACCCATCGCTGTTGGAACCCGGTTCCGTAGTCGTCGCTGAGGAGCTGACCCCGTCGGATACCGCGCAATTCCCGCAAGGCATCGCCGGTATGATCACCGCGCGCGGGAGCAAAACGGCGCACGCCGCCATCATGGCACGCACACTGGGAATTCCGGCCGTCTTGGGACTCGGAAAAGCGCTTGATCAGATCCAGGACGGCGACACACTGATTCTGGACGGAACGACGGGTGACGTAACCCGCAATCCTAACCCGCAGGCCGAACAGGCGGCACGGGAAGAAATGCGCCGGCAACGGGAGCGGCGTGAACGGGCGTTGGCGGCGGCCAAAGAAGATGCCCGCACGGCAGACGGCAAACGGGTTCAGGTGTTTGCCAACATCGGCAGCCTGAATGATATCGAACTGGCTCTGCAAAGCGGGGCGGAAGGGGTTGGATTGTTCCGAACCGAGTTTCTCTACTTGGAAAATGATCATTGGCCGACGGAAGAAGAGCAGTACGAAGCCTATCGCCGGGTCCTGGAAGCGTTCAATCCGAACCCGGTCATCATTCGTACCCTGGATATCGGGGGAGACAAAGATCTGCCGTACGCGGAACTGCCTAAGGAAGAAAACCCGTTCCTCGGCCATCGCGCGATCCGTTTCTGTTTCTCCCATCCGGAGATTTTCAAAACGCAATTGCGTGCCCTGCTCCGAGCCAGTGTTCACGGAACCTTGTGGATCATGTTCCCGATGATCGAGAACGTATCGGAAATCCGTCAGGCCAAAGAACTGCTGGCTGAATGCCGGGCAGAGCTGGTGAAAGAAGGCGTTCAAGTCGCAGAAAAGATTCCTGTCGGCATCATGATCGAAGTACCGGCCGCAGCGGTAACAGCCGATTTGCTCGCACCGGAAGTTGATTTCATGAGCATCGGCACCAACGACCTGACCCAATACACGCTGGCCGCCGACCGCGGAAACGAACAAGTGGCTCATCTCTACGACGCGGCCCATCCTGCGGTGCTCCGTTTGGTTCGTCAAACCTGCCTCGCCGGGAAAAAAGCAGGTATCCCCGTGGGCATGTGCGGTGAACTGGCCGGTGACGCGAACATGACGGAGATCCTCGTCGGGCTGGGGCTGGACGAGCTGTCCATGAGCGCCGGCGCCATTCCGGAAGTGAAGGAACGGATCAGAAGCGTACAAACCAACGCAGCCGAAGCCAAATCTGAACGGGCTCTCGCTCAATCCGATCCTGACGCGGTACGCCGTATCGCACAAGAGTAA
- the speD gene encoding adenosylmethionine decarboxylase: MEYSTFGRHVAMDAWGVDFDLLNDASWLEHQMVEAAKKCGATVLSVQSKQFEPQGATVLVLLSESHISIHTYPEKGFAALDCYTCGHTVDPMLAIQHMLEVLKPTQAFPKMLKRGEGPIEVVQPILTEKKEVTV; the protein is encoded by the coding sequence ATGGAATACTCCACTTTCGGAAGACATGTGGCCATGGATGCGTGGGGCGTTGATTTTGATCTGCTCAACGACGCCTCCTGGTTGGAACACCAAATGGTGGAAGCGGCCAAGAAGTGTGGAGCGACGGTTTTATCCGTTCAATCCAAACAATTCGAGCCTCAGGGCGCTACGGTTTTGGTATTGCTGTCAGAAAGTCACATTTCTATTCACACCTATCCTGAAAAAGGGTTTGCAGCGTTGGACTGCTATACCTGTGGCCACACGGTTGATCCGATGCTGGCGATCCAGCACATGCTGGAAGTCCTGAAGCCGACGCAAGCGTTCCCGAAAATGCTGAAGCGCGGCGAAGGCCCAATCGAGGTCGTTCAACCTATTTTGACTGAGAAAAAAGAAGTTACGGTTTAA
- the fabI gene encoding enoyl-ACP reductase FabI, translating into MANLMEGKRVLIMGVANKRSIAWAIAKSLHNHGAELAFTYQGERLERKVRELVDAEMPGSMLIECDVTSDEQIQSAFHKIEEEWGSLDGLVHSIAFAKSEDLDAPFHQTSRDGYALAQDISAYSLVACAKAAKPLMKNGGSIITMTYLGAERVIPNYNVMGVAKAALEASVRYLASELGPEGIRVNAISAGPIRTLAAKGVKDFNSVLHVVEERAPLRRTTDPAEVGDTALFLCSDLSRGVTGEVIHVDSGFNIMGM; encoded by the coding sequence ATGGCCAATTTGATGGAAGGCAAGCGGGTGCTGATCATGGGCGTGGCCAACAAGCGGAGCATCGCTTGGGCGATCGCCAAATCCCTACACAATCACGGAGCGGAACTGGCGTTTACATACCAAGGTGAACGGTTGGAACGCAAAGTGCGCGAACTGGTGGATGCCGAAATGCCGGGTTCGATGTTGATTGAATGCGACGTCACATCGGACGAACAAATCCAGTCCGCCTTTCATAAGATTGAAGAAGAATGGGGAAGCTTGGACGGCTTGGTCCATAGTATCGCATTCGCCAAGAGTGAAGATCTGGATGCCCCGTTCCACCAAACATCTCGTGACGGATACGCCCTGGCGCAGGATATCAGTGCGTACTCTCTGGTCGCCTGTGCCAAAGCGGCGAAACCGTTGATGAAAAATGGTGGCAGCATCATCACCATGACCTATCTGGGAGCGGAGCGCGTCATCCCCAACTACAACGTGATGGGCGTGGCTAAAGCGGCATTGGAAGCGAGCGTCCGCTATTTGGCCTCTGAGCTGGGACCGGAAGGAATCCGGGTGAACGCCATTTCCGCCGGACCGATTCGCACGTTGGCGGCCAAAGGGGTAAAGGATTTCAACTCCGTGCTTCATGTTGTGGAAGAACGCGCTCCGTTGCGTCGGACGACCGACCCCGCGGAAGTGGGAGATACGGCCCTGTTCTTGTGCAGTGACTTGTCCCGCGGCGTCACCGGTGAAGTGATCCATGTGGACAGTGGATTCAACATCATGGGAATGTAA